Proteins encoded by one window of Vitis vinifera cultivar Pinot Noir 40024 chromosome 10, ASM3070453v1:
- the LOC100853116 gene encoding G-type lectin S-receptor-like serine/threonine-protein kinase At1g61390, whose translation MNLHISSAFVSSFFLLYNLMPSQYCSAIDAITPTQVLTQEQTLTSSGQIFELGFFNPGNSGKNYAGVWYKNISVPTIVWVANRERPLSALDSSTVLTIGSDGNLMLVDSMQNSVWSTNESSYGRALIILAIPFLPNMKIGMNIKTGERRSLASWQTEDDPSPRNFSLGIAAQMPLQSFIWNGTIPYWRSGQWNGLKFTGVPEMDDVYLNVFNLLQDTQQGTAYFTFNIFNDSYVTNTVISTVGSLKIRDWDEDKKKRSTRWEEPRSLCDLHGACGPYGVCNTYKSPICRCLKGFVPKSSDEWSKGNWTGGCIRSTELLCDKNTSDRRKNDGFWKLGGTKLPDLNEYLRHQHAKECEI comes from the exons ATGAATTTACATATTTCCAGTGCTTTTGTTTCATCCTTCTTCCTCTTGTACAACTTGATGCCATCACAATATTGTTCTGCCATTGATGCCATTACTCCAACTCAAGTACTCACACAAGAACAGACTCTTACCTCCTCTGGCCAAATCTTTGAGTTAGGCTTCTTCAATCCTGGTAATTCTGGTAAAAACTATGCTGGGGTATGGTATAAGAATATTTCTGTGCCCACGATTGTGTGGGTGGCAAACAGGGAGAGGCCACTTTCAGCTTTGGACTCCTCTACAGTGCTAACAATTGGCAGTGATGGAAATCTGATGCTTGTGGATAGCATGCAAAACAGTGTCTGGTCTACCAAT GAGAGTTCCTATGGGAGAGCTTTAATCATCCTTGCGATACCCTTCCTACCCAACATGAAGATAGGTATGAACATCAAAACTGGAGAGAGGCGTTCCTTGGCTTCCTGGCAAACAGAAGATGATCCATCGCCCAGAAACTTTTCTTTGGGAATTGCAGCGCAGATGCCACTACAATCTTTTATTTGGAATGGAACAATTCCATACTGGAGAAGTGGGCAATGGAATGGATTAAAGTTCACGGGGGTACCAGAGATGGATGATGTgtatttaaatgtatttaacctCTTACAGGATACTCAGCAGGGGACAGCGTATTTCACTTTCAATATATTCAACGATTCTTATGTTACGAATACGGTCATTTCAACAGTTGGATCTCTCAAGATTAGGGATTGGGATGAAGACAAGAAGAAAAGGAGTACTCGTTGGGAGGAACCAAGGAGTCTCTGCGATCTTCATGGAGCTTGTGGACCTTATGGGGTTTGTAACACATATAAGTCACCAATTTGTAGATGTCTGAAAGGGTTTGTTCCAAAGTCAAGTGATGAATGGAGCAAAGGAAACTGGACAGGTGGGTGTATCAGGAGCACTGAATTACTTTGTGATAAGAACACAAGTGATAGAAGGAAAAATGATGGATTTTGGAAGCTGGGTGGGACGAAACTGCCAGACCTTAATGAATACCTGCGCCATCAGCATGCTAAGGAGTGTGAAATTTGA